A genomic window from Punica granatum isolate Tunisia-2019 chromosome 2, ASM765513v2, whole genome shotgun sequence includes:
- the LOC116194727 gene encoding uncharacterized protein LOC116194727 gives MILRSTKKFFQKTFESVKSFLSGPNYQKLPKDTATPSPFAYPCGNYGNACSQPSHGDLDNFYADFSNRWDSEKLKKRRGKRKIESSLDVKKQEKKEVPSKNNTVIPRMESRREDHHPKMGNLDARFGARRDLVQNSKSGREERNSLVAKKLKELEMIDVSNIEHVLDIEEVLHYYSLLTCPTYLDIVEKFFMELYAEFFGSPALSSSHNSKSGQQTVRGHA, from the coding sequence ATGATCCTGAGAAGCACCAAGAAGTTCTTCCAGAAGACCTTCGAAAGCGTCAAATCTTTTCTCTCGGGTCCCAATTATCAAAAGCTACCGAAGGACACTGCGACCCCGAGTCCATTTGCATACCCTTGTGGGAATTATGGGAATGCATGCTCGCAACCTTCCCACGGCGACTTGGACAATTTCTATGCAGACTTCTCCAACCGTTGGGACTCTGAGAAgctgaagaagaggaggggCAAGAGGAAGATTGAGTCGAGTCTAGATGTGAAGAAgcaagagaagaaagaagttCCATCGAAGAACAACACTGTCATTCCCCGAATGGAGAGTCGGAGGGAGGATCATCATCCTAAAATGGGCAATCTCGATGCCCGTTTCGGAGCAAGAAGAGATCTTGTTCAAAACTCGAAAAGCGGGAGGGAGGAAAGGAATAGCTTGGTTGCAAAGAAGCTGAAGGAGTTGGAGATGATTGATGTGAGCAACATAGAACATGTACTGGACATTGAAGAGGTTCTCCATTACTACTCTCTCCTCACTTGCCCGACCTATCTAGACATTGTCGAAAAGTTCTTCATGGAGTTGTATGCGGAGTTCTTCGGCTCCCCTGCTCTCAGTTCGTCCCACAATTCAAAGTCGGGGCAACAGACAGTTCGGGGACATGCCTAG
- the LOC116194875 gene encoding transcription repressor OFP8-like codes for MEKENRLKLRISRMFRSSFGSCRPRNLSDVAERTVFSPQKPLLSAHLLRPTAADQRPLPSLCRPTCPDPTFSINPTCIVSAKKDLLPRRSHQYYSPLPCPAPSPFYRTTPKKSTKTQKKKKEKEKEKKKEKQSHRPLFISTSSQDTNTTYGAGNWFSSDDEREEEDDGRYWGDERESPFSSISLSSDDSSAARRRRHRRRCSRRLSDRKATSSRRKIVGDVPAESVHSNIKDSFAVVKRSSDPYGDFRTSMVEMIVERQLFGAEELQRLLQCFLALNSSRHHGVIVEVFTEIWETLFSSPPFCWS; via the coding sequence ATGGAGAAGGAAAACCGATTGAAGCTGCGAATCTCCCGGATGTTCCGGTCCTCCTTCGGCTCCTGCAGGCCCCGTAACCTCTCGGACGTGGCCGAGCGGACCGTCTTTTCCCCGCAGAAGCCCCTTCTATCCGCCCATCTACTCCGCCCCACTGCTGCAGATCAGCGGCCACTCCCTTCCCTCTGCCGCCCCACCTGCCCCGACCCCACCTTCTCCATCAACCCAACCTGCATCGTCTCCGCCAAGAAAGACCTGCTCCCCCGCAGAAGCCATCAATACTACTCCCCTCTCCCCTGCCCTGCTCCCAGCCCCTTCTACAGGACAACCCCGAAGAAGAGTACCAAAAcccagaaaaagaagaaggagaaggagaaggagaagaagaaggagaagcagAGCCATCGACCGTTGTTCATCAGCACGTCGTCGCAGGACACCAACACGACCTACGGTGCTGGAAATTGGTTCAGCAGCGACGACGAGAGGGAGGAAGAGGATGACGGTCGATACTGGGGGGACGAAAGAGAGTCCCCGTTTTCTTCCATCAGTCTCTCCTCTGACGACTCCTCGGCAGCTCGGCGCCGCCGCCACCGCCGCCGCTGCAGCCGCCGCCTGAGCGACCGGAAGGCCACCAGCTCTCGCCGGAAAATAGTTGGTGATGTTCCCGCGGAGAGTGTACATAGCAACATCAAGGACAGCTTTGCGGTTGTGAAGCGGTCGAGTGACCCGTACGGGGATTTCAGGACGTCGATGGTGGAGATGATAGTCGAGCGGCAGTTGTTCGGAGCCGAGGAGCTCCAGCGACTGCTCCAGTGCTTCCTTGCCCTGAACTCGAGCCGCCACCACGGGGTCATCGTCGAGGTCTTCACGGAGATATGGGAGACGCTGTTCTCATCACCACCATTTTGCTGGAGTTGA